The DNA segment ACCGCCCCGGGGGCCTCGCCCGGCGCCGAGGCGCCCACCGTCGAGGAGATGGTGCGGGCCAACGAGGCGAACTGGGACGCCCGTACCCCGGTGCATGTGGCGAGCCGGTTCTACGGCCTGGACGGGTCCCGGACCGCCGAGGACTGGTTCGCGCCCTTCGAGTGGACGGACCTGGGCGAGCTGGCCGGGCGGGACGTCCTGCACCTGCAGTGCCATCTGGGCACCGAGACGGCCGCGTTCGCCGAGCGGGGCGCGCGCACGGTGGGGCTCGACTTCTCGGCCGCCGCGGTCGGCGAGGCACGACGGCTTGCCGAGGAGGCCGGCCGCAGCGTGGAGTTCGTCCGGTCGGATGTGCACCGGGCCGTGGAGGCGCTGGGCGGGCGCCGGTTCGACGTGATCTACACCGGCAAGGGCGCGCTGTGCTATCTGCCCGACCTGGCCGCCTGGGCGGAGATCGTCAGCTCGCTGCTCCGGCCCGGCGGGACGCTCTACCTCGTCGAATTCCATCCGCTGCTCGACTCCCTGGGGCCGACGCCGAGCCCGGACCGGCAGCAACTGCGGCTCCACCACGACTACTTGGGCGGTCGCGGGCCACTCCGGAGCGATACGCCGTGCACCTATACCGACGGCCCGCCGGTGGAGGGTGCCACCACGAGTTACGAGTGGCGGCACGGCCTCGGGGAGGTCGTCTCCGCCGTGGTCGGGGCGGGGCTGACCGTGCAACTGGTCCGGGAGACCGAGCTGCTGCCGTGGAAGCGGTTCGACTCGATGGTGCCGTCCGAGAACGGCTGGTGGCGGCTCCCGCCGTCGGAGCCGATCATTCCGCTGCTGTACGCGCTGCGGGCGGTCAAGGTCTGAGCCACCGGCCGGCGCGGGCGCCCGGCGGCCCGCTCCGGCCCGGCCCGGCCCCGGTGGCCCGTCGGTACGGGCCGGGCCCGCGCCTCAGTTCGCCGGACCGTGGATCCTGCGGTGCGTCAGCGCCCACCAGACCTCCGCCAGGTCGGCCGGGTCACGCAGGCTGGTGCCGGTGATCTCCTCGAAGCGCCGCAGCCGGTTGCGCAGGGTGTTGGGGTGGACGTAGAGGGTCCGCGCGGCGGCCTCCAGGCGCAGCCCCTGCTGGAGGTAGGCGGCCGCGGCCTCCTCCAACTGGGCGCCGTCCTCGCCCCGTTCGGCCAGCGGCGCCAGGCGCAGCCCGACCAGCTGCTCCCCCACCGCCGGCAGCGCCACGACGGTGGCCCGCAGTCCCAGTTCCTCGCGGGTGAACGCCCCGACGAGTCCGAAGCCGTCCGCGGCCCGCAGCGCCTGGGTGGCCCGGGTGAACTCCGCGGCGAGTCCGGGCGCGGGGGCCGGGGCGCCCAGCCCCAGGACCAGGCCGCGGCACAAACCGGCCGGACGGCCGGTCAGCAGCCCCGCCACATCGCCGTCCACGGTCGTGACCAGCGGCTTCCCGTCCCCGTCCAGGGCGAGCCAGGGGCGCAGCAGGGCGACGATCCGCTCGAAGGCGCGGTCGCCGGGGCCGGGATGGGCTGCGGGGTGCGGGTCGGGGCCGGGCGCGGGTATGCGGTCCGGCGCGCCGGGCGGGGCATCCTCGGGCAGGCGCGCGCGGAAGGGCAGACGGAGCGCGCTGTGGTCGTACCCGCCCTCCGCGGCGTCCCCGTCGTCGGGGTGTCCGCCCACCCGGTGCCCGTCGCCCGCGCCGTCGCCGGCCGGTCCGGTGCCCCACGTGCCGCCCGGGGAACCGGAGGCGCCCCACCGCGCCTCACCGAGCAGCAGGGCGCGGACCAGCGCCGCGCGCCGGCGGTCCGTCGCCCGGTCGCCCGGGATGCCGACCCCGCAACTGCGGACGATGCGCAGGGTGTTGGCGTCGACCCAGGCGCGCAGCGTCTCGGCGATCGGCAGCAGGTCCTCGGCGGTGCCGCGGCGGGCCGCCATCTCCTCGCCGAACCGCCGCCAGACGATGTCCGTCCCGATCCGGTAGGCCGAGATGATGTCCTCGGCGGGCAGGGAGCGCGCCAGCGTCGTCACCTCGTCGAGGTGGGTCTCGGGGATGCCGTACGCCCGGTCGCGGTCGTGGCCGGGCCCGCGGGGGAACCGCCGTTCCTCCGACCAGCGTTGCACCAGCGACAGGCCGTTGCGCAGGGACGCCAGCACCCGTGGCCGCAGCCGGTCCGCCGGCACCGCCGCGTACGAGGGGAGCTGGGCCCGCAGGCCGCCGATGACCTCGTCGGTGAGGGCGTCGATTCCGGCGTGCAGCGCGGCGACGGACTCCGGCACCGTTGTGGAAGTCTCCACCCGTCCCCTCCCGACTCGGTGTCTTTCCCCATGGCGAAAGCGATCATTCGTCGCCATGCTACGAGGAAGCCGCCCGAACCCCTACAGATGTTCGATCTTGGACGACTTTTCCCCAGCCGTCCGGATCCGTCCGGCAGTTCGGCGCCCGGCCCCGCTGTACCTCCCCGTCACCCCCCGCACCACCAAGGAATCCCATGGCTGTTTCCTGGCGTCGCATCGCGGTGCCCGCCGCCGCGGTCGGCGTGCTCGTCCCCGCCGCCCTCGGCGCCCATGCGCTGCTCTCGGGCCCCGACGCCCCGCGCACCTCCTCGGCCGGCATACCGGCCACCGGGCCGACCGCCCCCGGTGCCGTGCCGGACGACGCCCGGGCCTCCGGTCCGGAGGGCACCGCCGCGGTCGCCCGGCCCTCCGACGCGCCGACCCGCTCCGGCAACTCGGTCTCCGTGCAGCTCTCGTCGTACGACGCACAGCGCAAGCAGGCGGAACTCAAGCCGTCGGCCGGCAAGACCGTACGGACCGGCGACGTGATCGCCGCCGCGCCCAACCGCCATGCCCCGTCGGGTGCGCTGTTCAAGGTCGGCAAGGTGACCGGTTCCCGCGACGGCAAGGTCCGGGTCACCACCGCGCCCGCCACGCTCTCGGAGCTGCTCGGCGATCAGAAGGTGGACCAGCGCGCGGCGTTGCAGCCCGGTGAGATCTCGGTCAGGCCGCTCTCCTCGGGTGTCACGGTGCAGAAGCCCGGTGCCGGTTCCGCCACGGAGAGCGGCGCTCCGGCCACCCCGTCCGGCAGCCCCGGCGCCACCGCCTCCGGCTCCCCGAGCCCCTCGGCGTCCGGCTCCTCCGGGGTCCGCACCCAGCTCGTGCCCTCCGGTACCCGCCCGGCCCCCAGCTCCTCCGGCAGCGCGCTGTCGCCCGACGCGCGCAAGGCGCTCACCACCCTGCGGCTGGGCGTCAAGGTGCCGCTGCCCAAGGGCATCGAGGCGACCGGCAAGTCTCCCGCCCGGCTGTCCGGCGAGGTGACCTTCCGGCCCGAGCTGATCTTCCAGTACGAGAAGCGCGGCGGGCTGAACCTGCTGCCGCAGCGCGCGGCCATCGGCCTCGGCGGCTCGTACGCCTACGGCTGGCAGGTGCACGGCAAGGTCCGCGGGACCGCCGACACCGGACAGGTCGCGGTGCCGCTGGCGGCGGTCACCGGGCGGCACGTCTTCTGGGTGGGCCCGGTCCCCGTCGTGGTCAGCACCGAGGTCACCTTCACCTACCGCTTCACCGCGGGCGGGCGCATCGTGCTCGACGCCGACCAGCGCACCTCCGGCGCGTTCGCCGTCGGCGCGAAGTACGACCGCCAGGGCGGGTGGCAGCCGCTGCACGAGGCGCGGCAGCAGACCCGGGGCGCCGCTCCCCGGGTCGAGGGCGCGGCCTCCGCGACGGCCCGCGTCGGGGCGCACGCCCAGGTGTTCCTCTACGACACCGCGGGCGTCGGCGGCGACCTGTCCGTGCACCTCACCGGACGGGCCGCGGCGGCCAGTGGCGGCGGCGCCCCGGCCTGGGCGCTCAGCGCGGGCTACGACCTCAAGACCGAGCTGATGCTGCAACTGAAGATCTTCGGCATCCAGATCGCCGACCTGCGGACCACGCCGTTCGCCCTGCACGACGAGCGCAAGCTCTTCGGCCGGGGGAAGCTGCCGGCTGCCTGAGCCCACGCTCCCCACACGCACCACGGCGCCCCCGGGACAGCTCTCCCCGGGGGCGCCGTGGCGCGTCCGCGCACGGTGCCGGTGGTCGTCCGCGCACGGGACGCCGCGGTCATCCGTGTACCGGCGCCGCCGCTCTCACCCCAGCCGCCGGTACCGAGAGCGCAGCAGTTGGTCCTTCGCCGGCCCGGCGACCCGCCACTCCAGGTGCCAGGTGTCCGGCCCGGTGACGGTGAAGCTTCCCGCGTACCGGTCCGCGGCACAGGGGTGGACAGTGTTCCAGCGGCCGGTCCTCAGGTCGAGGTCGTGGAAGGGCCGGCCGTCGGCGAACTCGACCTCGGCGGTGCCGTCGGGCCGGGGCCGCAGTCGCAGGGTGCGGCTCGCCGGTTGCTCCGCGCCGCCCCACCGCAGGTGCCCCTCCTCGACGTGCAGCATCCCGGGACCCGCCGGATCGGGACGGAACTCGGCGGTGCCGCGGAAGCTCCCCTCGACGCCGGCCCGCAGGTCGCAGACGGTGCGCTCGATGCTCCAGCGGCCGCCGAGGTACCCCGCGGCATCAGGGACGGGGTACGGCGACGATCCGGCGACCGGCTCCGCGACCTGCCCCGGCACCGCGACGTCCGGACCTGCCACCGGCGACGCCTCCGCGCCCGGCCGCGCCCCCGCGCCCCGCCCCGGCTCCCGTTCGCGCCCCCGGTCCAGCTCACTGCCCATCCCCCCATTCTCCCGTCCGCCCGCCCCGGTCACTCCGTCGGCCCCACCCGGTACCGCTCCCCTCTCCCCCGGCCCCTCGTACCGTGCGGAGCCGCACCGCCCGTCTTACTCTCGGTTCAGTGACCGT comes from the Streptomyces angustmyceticus genome and includes:
- a CDS encoding DUF6314 family protein, which gives rise to MGSELDRGREREPGRGAGARPGAEASPVAGPDVAVPGQVAEPVAGSSPYPVPDAAGYLGGRWSIERTVCDLRAGVEGSFRGTAEFRPDPAGPGMLHVEEGHLRWGGAEQPASRTLRLRPRPDGTAEVEFADGRPFHDLDLRTGRWNTVHPCAADRYAGSFTVTGPDTWHLEWRVAGPAKDQLLRSRYRRLG
- a CDS encoding helix-turn-helix domain-containing protein, which produces METSTTVPESVAALHAGIDALTDEVIGGLRAQLPSYAAVPADRLRPRVLASLRNGLSLVQRWSEERRFPRGPGHDRDRAYGIPETHLDEVTTLARSLPAEDIISAYRIGTDIVWRRFGEEMAARRGTAEDLLPIAETLRAWVDANTLRIVRSCGVGIPGDRATDRRRAALVRALLLGEARWGASGSPGGTWGTGPAGDGAGDGHRVGGHPDDGDAAEGGYDHSALRLPFRARLPEDAPPGAPDRIPAPGPDPHPAAHPGPGDRAFERIVALLRPWLALDGDGKPLVTTVDGDVAGLLTGRPAGLCRGLVLGLGAPAPAPGLAAEFTRATQALRAADGFGLVGAFTREELGLRATVVALPAVGEQLVGLRLAPLAERGEDGAQLEEAAAAYLQQGLRLEAAARTLYVHPNTLRNRLRRFEEITGTSLRDPADLAEVWWALTHRRIHGPAN
- a CDS encoding class I SAM-dependent methyltransferase, translated to MTTEQSELSTAPGASPGAEAPTVEEMVRANEANWDARTPVHVASRFYGLDGSRTAEDWFAPFEWTDLGELAGRDVLHLQCHLGTETAAFAERGARTVGLDFSAAAVGEARRLAEEAGRSVEFVRSDVHRAVEALGGRRFDVIYTGKGALCYLPDLAAWAEIVSSLLRPGGTLYLVEFHPLLDSLGPTPSPDRQQLRLHHDYLGGRGPLRSDTPCTYTDGPPVEGATTSYEWRHGLGEVVSAVVGAGLTVQLVRETELLPWKRFDSMVPSENGWWRLPPSEPIIPLLYALRAVKV